Proteins encoded by one window of Salvia splendens isolate huo1 chromosome 14, SspV2, whole genome shotgun sequence:
- the LOC121763714 gene encoding BTB/POZ and TAZ domain-containing protein 1-like, with amino-acid sequence MVQLKKKLSGKMRLKYTPPYAGAGDMPEPDMFVLTSAGQRIPAHSKILASASAVLESIIERPEKHRSTERKITISGVPYDAVHVFLRFLYLNKCSDEHMESYGIHLLALSHVYSVQQLKQICTRGLAKRLSVENVVDVLQLARLCNAPDLYLKCMRLVSDKYKAVEETEAWRFLQEHDPYLELEILQFIDETESRKKKTRRHREEQSLYMQLSEAMDCLEHICSEGCTSVGPCDMDPNEHKGPCSKFSTCQGIQLLIKHFGACKKRVNGGCSRCSRMWQLFKLHSSICDQPDECRVPLCRHFKLKTQQDRRGNDPRWRLLVKKVISARTISSLSLPKRKREDEPRIVLQPHGLRRSIRV; translated from the exons ATGGTGCAGCTGAAGAAGAAACTTTCCGGCAAAATGAGACTCAAATACACTCCTCCCtacgccggcgccggcgacatGCCGGAACCGGATATGTTCGTCCTCACCTCCGCCGGTCAGCGAATTCCGGCGCACTCTAAGATTTTG GCATCAGCATCGGCGGTGCTGGAGAGCATAATCGAGAGGCCGGAGAAGCACCGGAGCACTGAACGGAAAATCACAATCTCCGGCGTACCGTACGACGCCGTCCATGTCTTCCTCCGGTTTCTCTATTTGAATAA GTGCAGCGATGAGCATATGGAGAGCTATGGAATCCACCTCTTAGCCTTGTCGCATGTCTACTCTGTGCAGCAGCTGAAGCAGATATGCACAAGAGGTTTAGCTAAGCGATTGAGCGTTGAAAACGTGGTTGATGTGCTTCAGCTTGCAAGATTGTGCAACGCGCCGGATCTCTACCTCAAGTGTATGAGATTGGTTTCTGATAAATATAAAGCTGTCGAGGAGACCGAGGCGTGGAGGTTCTTGCAAGAGCATGATCCCTATCTCGAGCTCGAGATTTTACAATTCATCGATGAAACTGAATCG AGGAAGAAGAAAACGAGGAGGCACAGGGAGGAGCAGAGCTTGTATATGCAACTGAGCGAAGCAATGGATTGTCTCGAGCATATATGTTCGGAGGGATGCACGAGCGTTGGCCCGTGTGACATGGACCCGAACGAGCATAAGGGCCCGTGCAGCAAGTTCTCAACCTGCCAAGGGATTCAGCTTCTGATCAAGCATTTTGGTGCTTGCAAGAAGAGGGTTAATGGAGGGTGTTCGCGTTGTTCCCGGATGTGGCAGCTGTTCAAGCTGCACTCTTCGATTTGTGATCAACCGGACGAATGCAGAGTCCCCCTCTGCAG ACATTTCAAGTTAAAGACACAACAAGACAGACGAGGGAACGACCCCCGGTGGAGGCTGCTTGTGAAGAAGGTGATCTCAGCCCGAACCATCTCTTCTCTCTCCCTACCAAAGAGGAAAAGAGAGGATGAGCCCCGGATTGTGTTGCAGCCTCACGGGTTGAGGAGGAGCATCAGAGTGTAA